In Brevundimonas sp. SGAir0440, one DNA window encodes the following:
- a CDS encoding LuxR C-terminal-related transcriptional regulator produces the protein MYEQKIGSASRTDGRAVSAILQGEFGQRRTPIRSNGNPTPLPRADCTAWFEHDIHARFVLDPQGCVIHANAKARAMIAAGVLGAGGAFICPSHRNRGEFDALANRLLQGRQSHGRLLFRAGDDAWCLLDLATAPDAIDRIFATARPARCMGVEVMEPLRAIFGLTRAELLVLSHLTQGEAPKDISRKMDMSIHTVRAHLRAICMRMGVKGITGALRLSFQLIN, from the coding sequence ATGTATGAGCAAAAGATTGGGTCGGCGTCGCGAACAGACGGCCGTGCTGTTTCAGCAATCCTGCAAGGAGAGTTTGGGCAGCGCCGGACGCCAATCAGGTCAAACGGAAATCCGACACCCCTGCCTCGTGCGGACTGCACCGCCTGGTTCGAACACGACATTCACGCCCGTTTTGTTCTGGATCCTCAGGGCTGCGTGATCCACGCCAACGCCAAGGCCAGAGCCATGATTGCAGCCGGTGTGCTGGGCGCTGGCGGGGCTTTCATCTGTCCCTCCCATCGCAATCGTGGCGAGTTCGACGCCTTGGCCAACCGTCTGCTGCAAGGACGACAATCCCACGGCCGCCTTCTGTTTCGCGCAGGCGATGACGCCTGGTGCCTGCTGGATCTGGCGACGGCGCCCGATGCGATTGACCGCATCTTCGCCACGGCGCGCCCGGCCCGTTGCATGGGCGTGGAGGTTATGGAGCCGCTGCGCGCTATTTTCGGTCTGACCCGGGCTGAACTCCTGGTCCTATCCCATCTGACCCAAGGCGAGGCGCCAAAGGACATCAGCCGAAAGATGGATATGTCGATCCACACTGTCCGCGCCCACCTGCGCGCCATCTGCATGCGCATGGGCGTCAAAGGCATTACCGGCGCCCTGAGATTGAGCTTTCAACTCATAAACTGA